The genomic DNA AACGTAATTCTAATTGTATTAATTATAGTTTTGTTGATAAAAGTAGAATTCATTAAACCAATATTTAAAGGAAAAACCCCTAAATTGATTACCTTTTTATCATTGGCAGCTTTCTTATTTATTGTACAGCATGTATTAACACATTTGCCAATAATAGACTTTAGAGCGTATGCCGTTGGTAAGAATTTACAAGAAGGAATGGAGTATCCTTCAGATGGTTCTATACCGCCAGTGCACGATTTTATGTTAGAAGATACGCAACAAGATTTAGCGCCAATTTTATTGGAAAAGGAAAAAGTGATGTTGGTAATTATGTACAATCTAGATAAATCTGACGCAAAAGGATTCCCTGCAATTAAAGAAGTTTCTAAGAAAGCAATTGAAAAAGGATACACTGTTTACGGCGTTTCTGCATCTTTTTCAGACGATTTAATAATCGCTAAAGAAAAATACAACTTGCCTTTTGAGTTTTTATTCTGTGATGAAACAACTTTAAAAACAATGATTAGAGCAAACCCTGGGGTTATGATTCTAGATAAGGGAACCGTTATGCAAAAGAAAAATTGGATAGACGTAGAAGATCTAGAACTTTAAAATAATAGACAATTTATAATTTCAATTCTTAAGGACTAATTCTTATTGCGTAGATTTTCTATCTCAGTAAGTGTTCGTCCTTTTTCGTTTTTATAAAAGATGTGTTTAGAACTTCCTATAATTTGGGCGGAATAAATACCAGAATGCCCAGAAAATAAGTAAGAAGTGGTACACG from Polaribacter sp. ALD11 includes the following:
- a CDS encoding BT_3928 family protein; translated protein: MKIIVQLFRVIVGALFIFSGFVKLVDPIGSQYKFQEYFSESVLNMGFLIPYALPFAIVLIVAEILLGVMILIGYKPKFTVWSLLIITLIFLFLTWYSAFYNKVTDCGCFGDAIKLTPWETFYKNVILIVLIIVLLIKVEFIKPIFKGKTPKLITFLSLAAFLFIVQHVLTHLPIIDFRAYAVGKNLQEGMEYPSDGSIPPVHDFMLEDTQQDLAPILLEKEKVMLVIMYNLDKSDAKGFPAIKEVSKKAIEKGYTVYGVSASFSDDLIIAKEKYNLPFEFLFCDETTLKTMIRANPGVMILDKGTVMQKKNWIDVEDLEL